AGTTTGATATAGTATTTGACTTATTTAATTTTCCTGCTGTTCCACTGGAGTATATCAAATTTCTAGGAACAGAAGTAGCATCTGAACGATCTCTAATAGTACAATTTTGAATGCCATTAAAACTGTTTCCCAAAGAAGTTAAAGCAGTTGATGTACTGAATAAAATTACCCCACTTGTAGATGTGGTGTTCCCCGATTCTATAAGAATATTTTTTAATGTATCGTAAGTTGCTTCATTTATAAAAGTAAATACAGGATTAGAACTATTGGTATTTCTGAATAACAAATATTTTCCGCTTCCATTGTAACTACCATCAAACGTAACTTTGTCAGCTCCGTCTAACCGTATCATTCCATTTGAAACATTTCCTGAAATTGTTTTTGTAGTTCCATCAACTGGTTTAATAGTAATCGTATATCCACTTCCATTAATTTCTGCCCATGGTGTTAATGCAACTGCTCCATTTTCTGCCAGATCAGAGGTAATTAAAAGTGTAACATTTCCTTTTAACCCTCTGGAAGCAACCGTTTTAAAGAATCCAAAATTGGTATTTTCTGTAAGTGATAAAAATGGTTGTCCGCTTCCGCAATAGTATGTACCCGATAAAAATCCAGGGGCAGCGCTACAAAAATATCCTAAAGAAGTAACTGATGATGAGGTTAATGAATTCCCTGTTTGTGAAGCATGTATCGTTCCGTCATAAAACCCATCGATTGTATTAGATTTAGCAATAATCATATTGGTCGTTGGGTTCGATTCATAAATAATTACGATACTATTATTCAATGTCCCGGAAATAACCTGAGCATGCCAGTATCTGTTTGTATTTAATTCATAACCTGCAGGATTTATAATACTTCCTCCGCAATTATTGTCAAAAACCTCAGCTCTGATTAAAACAGTTCCACTGGTTGAAGGATTTTTTAGTTCCAGATAGGTATAGGTTGATTTGCCAATAGGAAACTTGTAAGTATTTGTAACAGTTGTGATTTTTCTTTCAAAAGGTCCGTTGATATAACTTGTAGCTGAACCTCCGGATAAATCAGAAGCTGTGGTTGAAAGCATTGTTAATATATTGGTTGAAGTGGTATTAATAATACCATTTGTTAACGTAAGCTTTAAGCAGGAGAATGGTGAATTAAGAGTTAAACCATTTGCATTGTTTATAGTAAATAATAAATTATTCGTTGCAGATAAACTACCGGAACCAGAAATGATCTGAGGTATTAATCCAACCATGCTGATTGCAGAACTTGCAGTGGAAACATCTATCATGCCATTATTGGTAATATTTCCATTAATATTAAATGAAATACCATTTAATTTCCAAGTTCCGGCAATTAAATTCATATTATTTATTATAATTGGATTTGAGCCAGAAGATCGAGTAAATTTGACAAATCTATTTGTTCCTGCTGGGTTATTAATTTCAATGTTACCTAAAGGAAAGCCATAAGAAGTAGGAATGGTAATAATAAATCCATTAGTAGAACCATTTGAACTACTTAAACCATCTCCTAATCGAATTGTTCCACCTGTCATTATTTTATTTTGCTCACCTGAAGATGGTATATAAAAATCTGAAGAAGTAGTAAAATTTTTTGGATCAACAAATGTGATATAACCTCCCGTAAATATAGCATAAGAAGTTGTATTAAAATTTAAAACATTGCCAGAAGCAAGGTTATTTCCAGCTTGTGGATCTAAACGAAAATCACCGTCTGTTATAGTAAGATGCGCATTAGCAGAAAAATCGGCTCGTCCATAAAACAACAAGGTTCCGCTTGCACCATCAATCTGTAACACTCCATTGTCATTGACAGAAAGTACATTGTTCCCACTGCCATAAGCAAACATACCGGCAGTTATTCTTAATAAACCATCAATTGTTGCATTACCTGCTCCTGTAGTAGTTCCTGCTCCCACACATTGAATAACAGCATTTGGATGATTGAGCCAGATTCCATTTGTTAAACTACAAATGGTTTGGGTTCCAAAATATGGAGAAATTGTAGATGCACTGGAAAGTTTGAAAGTGCCATTTATTATGTTTAACCTTCTATCTGAAGCAGTAGGAGTATCTATCGTTATGACTCTTTGAAAATCGATAACTTTTTCATTAGTGGTTCCCTTATTTACTGTAATTGAATAAAAATCGCAGTTAGGACCTGAGCCTGTTACAGTCCCATCTACAGAGCCTCTAAATTCAACATCGGCAAAAGCATTACCTCCACAATTCATATCAAAATTTCCGTCAACCTTTAGATTTCCTTGCGAATAATATCGTTGTCCAATTATTAATTTGCGAGTTCCACCTGAAGCACTAGTGTTCACATCGAACGTAGCACCAGACTTAACCCATATATCCCCATCACACGATAAGGTAGCATTAGTACTTCCCCCTATAAACTGAAGGTGTCCTGAATTCCCTTCACCAACTGTTAAGTTATTACAAACAGCTGTAGTTATATCAATAGTAACAGTTGCATTATCCCTTATGATTACATCATCGTTTGGCCCAGGAAGCACACCTTCTTCCCATGTTGAAGTTTGACTCCAAAGACCACCGGTACTGGTAGAATGAATAATTCCTGCAGGGAGTGTGGAACATACACCTTCTAAAGCATCGCTTTGTGCTCCTTCGTTTACCGCATAAACTTTCCAAAAATAAGTTCTATCAGGTAAACCGTTGATTGGACCAGAAGTAGTAGAATTTGCAGGTACAATTGAAACAAGTTCATAAGTTAACCCTCCATCATCACTTCTATATATATGATAATGAGTTTCATTTGTAGCGTTATCAGTCCAATTTAGTGTTACACTGGTTTGACTAATACCTGTAAAATATAACCCAGTTGGAGCTGCCGGTGCTACTGGTGGAACAAAACGATATACTCTTCTAGCTCCGTCTGTTGTAGAAGATAATCCGGCAACTTCTCCAGTAGTCGTTATTTTACTTTGACAAATTAAATAAACTGGAAGTGTGGTTCCATATGAATTATCAGAAAATGAAGTTGTTTTATAAAAAACGCCATTATTTGCATTGGAATTTCCGAAACCTATAGCTCCCAAATCACTATTATCCCTTCTTCTTTGCATATTCATATATCCATAAACATATTCAAAAATACCAGTTGTTTCATATAAACGTATTTGAAAAGTTAATTGTCCCAATACAGGCATAGTTGAAGGAAATGTTCCGTAACAATTGAGCCATTCAATAATACAAATTCTGTTAGGTGCCGTACCAATAACTTTATAATGAACTTTACCATTAGAACCTGTAGCCATATCGCAAGAAAATGGTACTAAACGTGGTTCATTTATATTTATTTCAGGTGTTCTGTTTATGGCAGATAGCGATGTGCCCAGACGTAATACGCCATCTTCTGTTACAACAAATTGATCGTAAGGTTGCGACATGAAATAAAAGGTAAAACCAATAGGATTTGTATTTGAAAATATACCTGTATTTAACCCGTCTGTGTTGGGAGCTATTAGTTGCGTTGTTTCGATTGACATATCCGTTAAAGAGCCGTTTGATAAAGACGAAAAACTATAATTACTACTATTTTGTGCTTTTATTGTAGAAAAATAAAAAAGCACTAAACCAGTAATTATAAAAATAAGTTTCATATATAACGTATTTTTATTTATCATTTTTACGTAATAATTTGTTAATGGTTTAAAAAGTTACCTATTTCACTATAAATAACAACTAAATAGTTTTAATCAAAATTGTTTTTTAACGAATAATACTAACTGCACCAACTTCTTCATGCGATTTATCAAAACTATCTCTAAACACTGCTCTCCATGTATAAGTACCGATTGGAACAATTTCGTGGTTTTTAGCACGACCATCCCATTTTTCACTACGTTCATATATCTTGCTATATTGTTTGGTGCTCCATATTATTTCGCCCCAACGATCATATACTTCAAGATAAAAACCATCTTCTTTTATACCATGAGCAACTATATAAAAAAAGTCGTTATTACGGTCACCATCTGGACTAAAAGCTGTTGGTGCATAAAACGTATATTGCTCTAAAATCTTAATAATCGCTTTTGTTGTATCGGTACAACCTTTGTTGCTAATGGACACCAATTGTGTTTCGTAATTACCTTTGCCAGGATAACGATGTTCTGGATTGACTACACTCGACGAATCACCATCGCCAAACATCCATTGATACCACGATGCACCGGTTGACATATTGGTAAAATTAAAAACAGGTTTAATTTCGGTTACTACCTCTGGGCTCCACACATAAGCAGCATTAGGCTTTGGCCATACCGTTATCATATCATTATATACCACCATTGTTTTACATCCATGATTTGAAGTTACAGTAATAGTTACATCAAAGGTTCCTGGTGTGTTATATGTATGAATAGGATTTTTCGACAACGACAAATTTGATTGGTCGCCAAAATTCCAAAGATAGGTTTGACCACTGTCTGGATTTACTTCAATAAAATGAACCATTAAAGGAACACAACCTTGCAATGTGTCGGCTAAAATACTGGCCGGAGGTAACGGCCATACATGAATAAACACATTCGAAGTATCCCACGAACCGCAAGCATCTTCTATGCGTACACTGTACCATCCACTTTGATTTGGATATACGTAAATAGGAGGAGTTACAATATCTCCGTCTTGGTTGTAAATAATATACGGAGGTCCTACACCACCCCAAATAACCGGAGTGAGCATTACTGGATCGCCTGGACATACATGGTCGGTATTGACTAATAAATTAACATGCAGCGGATGAGCTACATATACTGTTGTGCTTAATAAATTGCTGCTGCAACTATTTGCATCTACTACCGAAGCAGTATAGGTTGTCGTTACTTCTGGATAAACGGCAATGGAAGGGTTGGACGATTGACCGTTCCAGAAATATTGATACGATGGCGTACCACCGGTAGCAGTAATACTTAAGTATGCGGGTTGACCTATACAAATGTATTGTGTCGGAGTAACAGAAGCAACAAGCTGGGTAGGTTGATTTACAGTAATACCATCGGTCTTGGTACATCCGCTGGCATCGGTAACCGTAACAGTATAAATGCCGGACGGTATATTTAATAAATCTTCGGTTGGAGCACCGTTGTTCCATTGATAACTATAAGGTAAACGACCACCTGTTACGGTTAAATCTACTGTTCCGTTAGCATCGCTATGGCATAATATATCGGTTTTAGTAAGCGAAGTGCTCAATGGTGTTGGATTGTAAATTTGAACTATAGTTGGTGGTGATGCACATCCATTTGTCGATACAATTAAGCTAATGTTATGAATACCATTGCTGTTCCAGTTTACAATATGTGGTCCGACTCCAGTTCCGGGTATGGCATTCCCACCATCCCACGACCACGTGTAAACGGAATTTCCTTCGGCAAAACCGGTGAAAGTTATCATGGAATTGTTGCCGGCACAAGGAATGGTATCGGCTGTAAATTCACTCGTTGGATATCGTGTTAAGTTAATTAAAACAGTATCGGCATCTATGCAACCCTGATTGTTTTCAGTCCAAATAAGGATATATTGACCGGTTTGGTTAACGGTTAAAGTAGCATTGGGATTATTAACAGGATTAATGATTACATTTTGTGGCGATGACCATATTCCTTGTCCAATAGATGGGGTTGCCGATAAGTTATATGTCAAACCGCATTGAATAACATCTGCACCAGCATTAGCATTTGGTATTGGAATCACAGTAACTTGATATGTAGCAGTATTTGTACAACCATTAGCATCGGTACCAGTAACCTGATAAGTAGTTGTTGCTAATGGCGAAACATTAACACTTGCTAAGTTATTTCCTATATCCCAAACATAACTTGTAGCTCCACCGGCTGTGAGCATTGTACTTTGTCCCTGGCATATACTATTGTTTCCTGAAATAGAAATGGTGGGAGGAGTATAAACAACTACGGAAACAGTAGCAGTAGCAGTACATCCTGTAGCATCCGTTCCGGTAACATGGTAAGCGGTAGTATTTGCAGGACTTACCATTTGCGGATTGCCATTTCCTAATCCATTATCCCATGCATAAGTAACAGCTCCGTTGGCTGTAAGAGTAGAACTTGCTCCCGGACATATAGAACCGGGCGATGCTGAAGCGGTAATGGTAAACTGAGGAGGTTGAGTAATGGTAACAGATGCGGTTATCGAACAGTTATTAGCGTCTTTAATGGTTACAGTATAAGAATTTGCAGCTAAATTAGTAGCAGTAGAACTCGTTTGTGCATTACTCCATTGGTATGTATAAGTTCCAGTACCACCGCTAACATTAACCGTTGCAGAACCATCATTAAAACCATAACAAGAAACATTTGTCTGATTTGTAGATAACTGCATTTGGGGTGGTTGAGTAATGGTAACAGAAGCTGTATTATTACATCCACCAGGTTCAGTTACCGAAACAGTATAAGTGCCTGGTGGTAAATTATTTGCTGTAGCTGTAGTTTGAGGTGGTGTCGTACTCCACGTATAGCTATAGCTACCGCTTCCTGAGGCAGTTACAGTAGCTGAGCCATTTTGACCATAACATAAAGGATTTGTGGAGGAAACACTGATACTAAGACCAGAAACAGTAACATGGTGAGATATTGAATTTTGACAACCACCTGCAGTAATAGTTAAGGTAACATTATAATCTCCGGCCGTTGTGTAAGTATGTATCGGATTTTGCAAAGTAGAACTTTGTCCATCTCCGAAATCCCATGACCATCCCGAAATTGTAGTTCCGGTTACAGAAGATAAATCTGAAAAATTAACCGTAAGACAGTTGGTAGTTGTATTAAATTCCGGATTAAGTTGTACTACTTCTATTGGAAAAAGATAATAAAAACCACAAAGACCAATTGAAGTTGGTGATTGAATATAAACACTAACATTTGAGCCATCGTAGTTTTGTGGATTAATTGTAATAGATGGAGTTGTTTCACCGGTTGACCACTGAAAATTCATACCAGGGTCAATATCAGGAACTGTAAGAGTAGCAGAAGTAACATTATTGCAATAAACATTTGGTGTAGATGTAAATGAAGAAGGACAAATAAAATCAATGTATCCGTAACCAAAATGACCTCCTTGAGCACAATCAGCACTTGTAACTATAAGAGTAATAGTTTGGCCTATATATGGACCTAAATTTAAACCAACGGTTGTCCATGATTTACATTTAACACTTGAATTTGAAGGGCTATCAAAAAAACCAGGTATTGAACCACCTGATACATATTGTTGATAACTACAAGGAATAATTTGTCCATTACCATCATAAATTTTTAATTCAAAATATGGTTGTTCTACCCAAGTATGACCAGGATCTTCAAGAATTACGGCATATTTATATATGAAATTTGTATCTTGTGGATTGACAAAAAAAGTATATATTAATTGTTCGGCTTCATAGTTATAATCATTATTGCCAAGTTTAACCGAAAATGATCCACCATTTGGAGCTAACATTGGAAAGTTACCGTATGGATCATTGCCACTTGCAGCGTTTGTTATGACGTGGCGATTTGCAACAGGTGCAGTTCCAGCCCATGCCGTTTCTGGAGAAGGTGAAGCATCACCGGCTGGATAATTATAATTTGTAGCTGTTTGACATGTCCAATTTGAAAAATTACCATTTTCAAAATCTAGATTGGAACACCCACTTGCTTTAGTACCTTTTAAATAGATATTTTCAGTAACTTTGTTACGGCTTCGCTGTATATATTCTTTCAGCCATTTATCTGCTAATGTATCATTTCTATATCGTTGAATAATAATAGCTTCACCTGCATTATCATCTCGTAGAAATGTCTGAACTACTTTAATTGTTGTATCGTTTACAGATTTTACTTTATGATTATGTGTACATTTTTTCTGATTATGATGATCATGTTGTGCAAATAACAAACTGTTAATCAACATAAAAAATAAAAATAATATTGTTTTCATAACTTTTTTCTTTATTGATGTAATAAAAATTTTTTGGTTGCCTAAATTTAGATGTTTATTTTTAAAATTTAAACAAAATTCGTAAATTCTTTGTGGTCATAAAAACTTAGATTATTTTTTGTTAATAATCCAATTAATTCAAATCATATCCTAAACAAACATGAAACATTATTGGTTGTTTAATATTTTAAATAATGTTACAATTATACTTATTACAAAAATAATGACTATAACAGCACCTATTAATGCAAAACCAGCCCATAAAGGACAAGTAACCCACCACCAACTCCAATCAATTGTATTTGTTAATTTTAACACTAAAAATATAAAGAATAGTAACATTGAGGTACTAATTCCACTTTTTGTTGCACCGTTTTTACTCATTTTTTATCCTTACGATTAAATTTTGAAAAAAAATTAATTAATTTTTATATAACATTTTTCCTAATAAGTTTTAATAATTAAAATACTTTATGAGGTATAATTTCTATTAAATATAAATAACTAGATGCAAACCCTTTAATTTTGTAATTTTTTTTATTAAAATTAGTTTCAAAAAAACCATATTTCGTAATTACAATAAAAATATTTTTTTTTAATCCTGACAAAAAAAATCAATACAAAAATAATATTAGCTATAACGGTTATTTCTTAAATTGAAATATAAAACTTAAAGATAATAAAGTTTATTTGTTGTTATGTATAGGTTTGGTTAATTAAGGTTTAATCGAAGAAGTGAACAAAAATTTTTAAAGAAAAATAAGGACAGGAATTTTAATTTTTTATATTTATATATAAAGAAAAAACAAATATAAGATTTGAAACAATTTATTAAAACTACAATACGGGAATTTTTAACTGAAAGTCAATTGAATAATAATGATAAATTAATCTATGATTTAGTTTCTGATTGGGTCATTTCTTCTTTAGATGATGTGGAAAAGAGACAAATAATAGGAGAGAAACTATCACATTAAAAAGTTAGTTAGACTTAAATATAAAATTAAAGACGAATAGATAAAATTTAAAAAATGATATTAAAAAAAGTTACATTTACAGGTGTTGATGATTGGACAAATACAAATCATATGGTAGATATTTGGAAAAAGAATAAATGGGTTGAGTGGGGTTACCTATATTCTAAAAATCTTAATGGTGTGGAAAAAAGATATCCAAACGTAAAAAAATTAATTCAACACTTTAAAAGTGAAGGTTATTTTATGAACAGATCATTACATTTATGTGGTTCTGTTGTACAAGAAATTTTATCAAATGGTCTTATAAATTATGACATAACATATTTAATGACAGGTATTAACAGAGTTCAATTAAATTTTAATTTGAAACAATCACATATAAACATAATTAAATTTTTTTCTTTTATTAATAGATATCCTAATCCATTTATTTTACAAATTAATGATAATAACAAACCTTTTATTAATGCAATAATTCCTTATGTAAATGAAGATAGATTTCATTTTTTATTTGATATATCTAATGATATTAAAGAAATTCCTAAGCCAATAGAAGGTAGGATTTGTGGTTGGACAGGTGGTTTAAGTCCTGACAATTTGGAACAAAAACTAATTCAATTGGAAGAACAATTACCAAAAGATTTAGGAATTTGGATTGATATTGAAACAGGTGTGAGAACTGATGATTACTTTGACCTTTCAAAAGTAGAAAAATGTTGTGAAATTATTAATAAATTCAATTATATTAAAAGATGATTTAATAAAAAAGAAAATAATTAAAAAAAAATTAAATCTATACAACTTTAATATTAAATTTACGTATAACTTAAATAAGTGAAAATACTTATTATGACAAATATAAATTTACAATATATAAAAACTGTACTTTTAGCAGTGGTTTTAAGTGTATATGCTTTTACGCTGCAAGCTCAAGGTGTTATGTGGACCAAACAATTTAAAGGAACTGGTCAGGCAAATCCGACGGAAGTGATTCAAGATGAAAGTGGAAATTACTATGTTTATGGTAATTTTAATGGTGAGATAAAAATTGACACAGTTGTGGTTAATGCTGTGGCGTTACAAGATGTTTTTGTTGCAAAATTTAATGGTCTTGGTCAATTACAATGGTTTAAAACAATTGCAGGAATTGGTACAGAAAGTGCATATGGAATGAAATTTTCGAGAGATAAAAGTTTTATTTATTTATCAGGAGTTTTTAGTAATACTACATCGTTTTTTAATCAAGATAATTTATTAAATAATGGTGGAAACGATATTTATTTGTGTAAAATAAATTTAAACGGAAATTTAATTTGGACAAAAAATGTAGCTTATGGGTCAACGCATCAAATGGGTGGGTATTTTGATATCGACAATAATGGGAACATCATTATGGTTGGACAATTTACTTCATCCGTTATTTTTTATGATGATTTGTATGATATTACATTGACAGTGGATGATCCATATCAAAAACAAAGTTTTATTGTAAAATTTGATGCAAGTGGCTATCCGCAATGGTCTAAACTTTTTTATGGCACTTCTGATGTTAATTATGTAAGAAATGTGTCATTGATAGGCAATGAATATTTTTTGTCTGGACAAGCAACCGGGACCATTCAATATGATGAAAAACCAATAATTACTATTAATTCAAGTTATAAAAATGGTTTTATAATGAAAACAGATGCCAATGGAAATTTTGTTTGGATAAGAAAAATATTAACTACGAATAACGATTTATATGTCATTAAACATACTTCTGATATAAATGGTGATCAGTATATAGCAGGGAAATTTGCAGCATACCGTATTAAATTCGATTCTACACTTACCGATACATCCAAAAAAATTTATTATAACACATCAAATGGGACATACGATTTGTTTGTGGCTAAATATAGCAGGAGTGGTTCATTGCAATGGGTCAGACTTTATGGTAGTAATAAAGATGAAAATGTAATTAATATTACTCATTCAAACGGTCAAGTAATGTTTACAGGATCGTATGGTTCTAATATTAATTTTGGTACTATATCATTAGATTATAAAGCACAAAGCGACGGATTTTTAGCTATAATGGATTTAAACGGTACTATATTAAATGCACTAAATGTGAAGGGCAAATTAAATGAAATCGGCAATTCTGCATATTTTAGCAATACAGCTAGAAATTATGTTTGGTTAGGTGAATTTTTTTCAGATACAGCTACAATTAGTTCTACAAATATTATCAATGATTTACCTACTAAAAGAGATGGTTTTGTTTTTAGGTATGGATGTTTTGATAGTGTAAGTTTTGCCATTACCAAAGTAACTTGCACCGGTCTTAATAATGGAAGTATAACAGCTAATCCTTCGTTTGGTAGTGAACCTTATACATATTTGTGGAGTAATAATTCAACAAGTCAAACGATATCAAATTTAGCAGCTGGTAATTACACTGTAACAGTTGTTGGTGCAAATAACTGTGAATTGGTTGAAACGGTATCGTTGTCTCAAATACCTTTATTGACAGCTGAAATTATAAATATTCAACATATTGCATGTTTTGGAGGAACCACAGGTTCTGCTACAGCTAATCCAATAAATGGAAATCCGCCTTATACTTATAAATGGTCTAATGGTAAAACGACTCAAACAATTACTAATTTAGCCGCAGGAACATATAATGTTACGATAACCGACCAATGTGGAACAAAAGCAACAGCACAAGTTACTATTACTCAAGCATCAAAAGTTGATGCCTCTGTTACATCTACACCTTCTACATGTAGAGGGGGAAATGATGGTACTGCAACAGCAACTCCAATTGGAGGTATGATTCCTTATACATATAATTGGACTAATGGACAAACAACACAAACTGCTATTAATTTATTAGGAGGTAATACATATAAAGTAACTGTTAAAGATGGTTGTCAAAATTCAGTAGTAAAATCTATTACAATATCTCAACCTTTAGCTTTAAACGGAACTGTAATTACATATGCTTCTTCGCCATGTGTTCCTACCGGTATAGCTATTGCTACAGGTACTAATGGAACTCCACCATATACATATAAATGGAATACTGGAGATACAACAGCATCAATTTCAAATCTATCAGCGAATACTGCATATACCGTTACTATAAAAGATGCTTGTAATGCATCAAAATCAATAAGGAAAACAGTTGGTTCAAAAGTTATTAATATTTCAACTACTGTAACGTGTACTCCAACCGGTAGTTGTCAAGGTTCTATTAAAGCAAATGTTACTGGTGGAGATGCTCCTTATACCTATTTATGGAACAATGGTCAAACATCGCAAACAGCTGTAAATTTATGTAAAGGATATTATAGAGTTACTGTAACAGATGCTAATGGATGTACTAATAGAAAAACCGGAATTTATGTTGGAAATTGTGCAAAATCATTTATGATTGAAGATGATACAAATAGTGATAATGATTATGAAGAATTGACAAACATAATAAACGTTTATCCAAATCCGGCAAACGATGTATTAACAATTCAATTACCAGATGAAGAATTAGACTGTGATTTTGAATTTGAAATGTATGATATGATAGGAAATAAAATCTTTGAAAAGAAGTTGGAAAATGCTTTTGGACAAATAAATTTAGATATTCATCATCTATCAGAAGGGATATACATTGCTAAAATAAAATTTGGTGAAAATGTTTTAAGTCAAAAAATTATAATCAGCAGGTAAATTAATCCAATAACTTTTTATAAATCATTGCTAAACCCTGAATAGTTTCAAACTATTCAGGGTTTCTTTTTTATTAAAAATCCAACCTTGAATATAATTTCGAACTATTCAGGGTTTATTTTTTTTTATTAAAATCCATTTTCAATCATTAATATATAAAAGAAAAATAAGTTAATATTATGGCAAAAAGATGGAAATGGGTTAGATCAATCCTAGTAAATGCTGGTCATTACACTACTGTTAGTTCACTTGCTAATGTTACTATTTTAAGTATTATTGGTGATGAAGAAACAGGTTATTTGTACTGGAGAGATGGCTCAATTAATTATAGAGCACGTATTACTGACACTTCTGCTGAAGTAATCAGCTAATATTTTAACATTTAAGAAATTTAAACCTACTTGGAATAATATATAAAAATAAAATTATTCTAAGTAGGTTTTACATTATGATTACTTTTGATAAACAAATAAAAAATCTTTTTAAAGACTATAAAAAACGTGAAAAAGAATTAGAATTAATTGATAATAATATAAATCAATTAATCATAGATATGAAAGAACGTCATAAAATTTCTTTTATCATATCTGCTTACAAATCAGAGAATTTTATTGAAGAATGTTTAAATTCTATTGAAAAAGTAGAAGGTTTGTATTATTATGAAATATTAATTGGTATTGATAATTGTATAGAAACACTTAATAAAATTAAAGAAAAAAATTACAAAAATCTTAAAATATTTTGGTTTACTAAAAATGTTGGACCTTATGTGGTTAAAAATACACTCGTAAAACAAGCTAAATTTAACACCATTTGTTTTTTTGATTCAGATG
This Ignavibacteria bacterium DNA region includes the following protein-coding sequences:
- a CDS encoding T9SS type A sorting domain-containing protein; its protein translation is MINKNTLYMKLIFIITGLVLFYFSTIKAQNSSNYSFSSLSNGSLTDMSIETTQLIAPNTDGLNTGIFSNTNPIGFTFYFMSQPYDQFVVTEDGVLRLGTSLSAINRTPEININEPRLVPFSCDMATGSNGKVHYKVIGTAPNRICIIEWLNCYGTFPSTMPVLGQLTFQIRLYETTGIFEYVYGYMNMQRRRDNSDLGAIGFGNSNANNGVFYKTTSFSDNSYGTTLPVYLICQSKITTTGEVAGLSSTTDGARRVYRFVPPVAPAAPTGLYFTGISQTSVTLNWTDNATNETHYHIYRSDDGGLTYELVSIVPANSTTSGPINGLPDRTYFWKVYAVNEGAQSDALEGVCSTLPAGIIHSTSTGGLWSQTSTWEEGVLPGPNDDVIIRDNATVTIDITTAVCNNLTVGEGNSGHLQFIGGSTNATLSCDGDIWVKSGATFDVNTSASGGTRKLIIGQRYYSQGNLKVDGNFDMNCGGNAFADVEFRGSVDGTVTGSGPNCDFYSITVNKGTTNEKVIDFQRVITIDTPTASDRRLNIINGTFKLSSASTISPYFGTQTICSLTNGIWLNHPNAVIQCVGAGTTTGAGNATIDGLLRITAGMFAYGSGNNVLSVNDNGVLQIDGASGTLLFYGRADFSANAHLTITDGDFRLDPQAGNNLASGNVLNFNTTSYAIFTGGYITFVDPKNFTTSSDFYIPSSGEQNKIMTGGTIRLGDGLSSSNGSTNGFIITIPTSYGFPLGNIEINNPAGTNRFVKFTRSSGSNPIIINNMNLIAGTWKLNGISFNINGNITNNGMIDVSTASSAISMVGLIPQIISGSGSLSATNNLLFTINNANGLTLNSPFSCLKLTLTNGIINTTSTNILTMLSTTASDLSGGSATSYINGPFERKITTVTNTYKFPIGKSTYTYLELKNPSTSGTVLIRAEVFDNNCGGSIINPAGYELNTNRYWHAQVISGTLNNSIVIIYESNPTTNMIIAKSNTIDGFYDGTIHASQTGNSLTSSSVTSLGYFCSAAPGFLSGTYYCGSGQPFLSLTENTNFGFFKTVASRGLKGNVTLLITSDLAENGAVALTPWAEINGSGYTITIKPVDGTTKTISGNVSNGMIRLDGADKVTFDGSYNGSGKYLLFRNTNSSNPVFTFINEATYDTLKNILIESGNTTSTSGVILFSTSTALTSLGNSFNGIQNCTIRDRSDATSVPRNLIYSSGTAGKLNKSNTISNCNLFNFTSSGIIITSTGNGDNWTISNNNFYQTASRNTAQTIISIATGQNQQILNNYIGGSTVGCGSTAWTNSGAVAIKGISLSSGVGTPCSIQGNTIQNFSLSNASSSFIGIEVISGSCNIGTTTGNNIGDPNSAGNITLAGNTISSGIKNSSTSSVSIWNNIIGGITCSASNTANTFIGIWQAGTGAGNIANNIIANISSVSTKTSIDAMALQGIYVSGASIGGCYVTNNQIYNLSLTNNTSVQTNIAGISVTNLSNPIINQNKIWNLTNASTKTTPTAPPTVSGISIYTPAASSIAEIRNNMITLGNGANTNTEFNGIWLQSSTNAYTANIYFNSILISGTASGGALSSFALLRGNNFSTTQSVSLNLYNNIFANIRNGGTGVHYCIGNQGTSPETNWSNISDNNFYITPDIATQNVALWNLSSLNMSSFRTTSNGDNFSLVAKNSATTNHSQININNLFADIANGDLHINSNNPEAWFINGKGGQLTINNDIDGDTRSTSFVNGTTDIGCDEITLTSTPIEANLSGAISDGSTTTFNFGGVNFGQITWHGSNLPTSLNVYWYTQKYPDLNDGLGNPYSTLVGAQYSNFVLEIEPIGGDINTYTYDLRIYNDNKYIGTIDDITAISIAKNPYIYPTPTTPPVDNYGVYSTTSDVSHSYFEITDVIGFSKFIFYKGSATPLPVNLISFSARCQNSDIIVDWVTATELNNNYFILERSNDAVLFTEIAKINGAGNSNTIISYRFVDKNAKNQAINYYRLKQVDFDGKTTTSEIIAVQCNSLNENFLRIGSSENYISLLFNSPISGKVNVQIFDKIGRCVISKQYEGEDYSTILVDKQSLTTGIYTILVTTANGNLTKKITLVK